From a region of the Anoplopoma fimbria isolate UVic2021 breed Golden Eagle Sablefish chromosome 16, Afim_UVic_2022, whole genome shotgun sequence genome:
- the LOC129104399 gene encoding ADP-ribosylation factor-like protein 4C produces the protein MGNSFSNISAFQSLHIVMLGLDSAGKTTVLYRLKFNEFVNTVPTIGFNTEKIKLSNGTAKGISCHFWDVGGQEKLRPLWKSYSRCTDGIIYVVDSVDVDRLEEAKTELHKVTKFAENQGTPLLVIANKQDLPKSLPVADIEKQLALHELTPSTTYHIQPACAIIGEGLHEGMDKLYEMILKRRKSLKQKKKR, from the coding sequence ATGGGCAACAGCTTCTCCAACATCTCTGCCTTCCAGTCTCTCCACATCGTCATGCTGGGCTTGGACTCTGCTGGCAAGACCACAGTCCTGTACAGACTGAAATTCAACGAGTTCGTCAACACGGTGCCCACCATTGGGTTCAACACCGAGAAGATCAAGCTGAGCAACGGCACGGCGAAGGGCATCAGCTGTCATTTCTGGGACGTGGGGGGCCAGGAGAAGCTGAGGCCCCTGTGGAAGTCCTACAGCCGGTGCACCGATGGCATCATCTACGTGGTGGACTCTGTGGACGTGGACAGGCTGGAGGAGGCCAAGACAGAACTGCACAAAGTCACCAAGTTCGCAGAGAACCAGGGCACGCCGCTGCTGGTCATCGCCAACAAGCAGGACCTGCCCAAATCTCTTCCAGTGGCGGATATCGAGAAGCAGCTGGCCCTGCACGAGCTCACCCCGTCCACCACCTACCACATCCAACCTGCATGTGCTATAATAGGAGAGGGGCTTCACGAGGGCATGGACAAGCTGTATGAGATGATACTGAAGAGGAGGAAATCCctcaaacagaagaagaagcgaTAA